In Meiothermus ruber DSM 1279, the following proteins share a genomic window:
- a CDS encoding choice-of-anchor Q domain-containing protein — protein MNGGPEQDIAIQPTQSGNIIFWIPLVSGSNTAVIRVYDAEGLSASATLNLQVGGSSSGGSGGGSFGTDYGGYTLPSGPTYYVSPSGSNANDGSRERPWATLSFAVQKLKPGDVLRVLPGSYNESVQVTASGTSSQRITIASDIRWGAKLNAQGNLFGIDVRGSYVDIVGFEVTNATNSGIISWAPYNRFLFNHVYGIRAQCDSNGGAGVNMSSPDSSDGVMLGNLVHDIGDLSAGFCTRIHGIYQGAPRGLVQNNITYRARGFGITSWHAATAVTISNNLSFANLYGGISVGSGDNTRGNRAENFLVANNIVVGNPRGISEEGNTGVNRFVNNLVWNNTTNWRLQTSTQQGSLSLDPGFVNFQPDGSGNYTLQSSSPAIDKGITERAPAIDFQAKPRLQGSAPDLGPFEVR, from the coding sequence GTGAACGGGGGCCCTGAGCAAGACATCGCCATACAGCCCACCCAGAGCGGCAACATTATCTTTTGGATTCCGCTGGTGAGCGGTAGCAACACCGCGGTCATCCGGGTCTACGATGCCGAAGGGCTAAGCGCCAGCGCCACTCTGAACCTGCAGGTTGGCGGCTCAAGTAGCGGCGGTTCGGGTGGTGGTTCGTTTGGCACAGACTACGGCGGCTACACCCTGCCCAGCGGCCCCACCTACTACGTAAGCCCCTCCGGCAGCAACGCCAACGACGGCTCCCGCGAACGCCCCTGGGCCACCCTCTCCTTCGCCGTGCAGAAACTTAAGCCCGGCGATGTCCTGCGGGTGCTCCCAGGCTCCTACAACGAGTCTGTCCAGGTTACCGCCTCCGGTACGTCCAGCCAGCGCATCACCATCGCCTCCGATATCCGCTGGGGCGCCAAACTCAACGCCCAGGGCAATCTCTTCGGTATTGATGTCCGCGGCAGCTACGTGGATATCGTCGGGTTCGAAGTTACCAACGCCACCAACAGCGGCATTATTAGCTGGGCCCCCTACAACCGCTTCTTGTTCAACCACGTCTATGGCATCCGGGCCCAGTGTGACTCCAACGGCGGGGCCGGGGTTAACATGAGCTCACCCGACTCCTCGGATGGGGTGATGCTGGGCAACCTGGTACACGATATTGGCGACCTCTCGGCAGGTTTCTGTACCCGCATCCACGGCATTTACCAGGGTGCCCCCCGCGGCCTGGTGCAAAACAACATCACCTACCGTGCCCGGGGCTTTGGCATCACCTCCTGGCATGCTGCCACCGCTGTGACCATCAGCAATAACCTCTCCTTCGCCAACCTATATGGCGGCATCTCGGTGGGCTCAGGCGACAACACCCGTGGCAACCGGGCCGAAAACTTCCTGGTAGCCAACAACATTGTGGTAGGCAACCCCCGTGGCATCAGCGAGGAGGGCAACACCGGGGTGAATCGCTTTGTGAACAACCTGGTCTGGAACAACACCACCAACTGGCGCCTGCAAACCAGCACCCAGCAGGGCAGCCTGAGCCTCGACCCCGGTTTTGTAAACTTCCAGCCCGACGGCAGCGGCAACTACACCCTGCAAAGTAGCAGCCCAGCTATTGACAAAGGCATTACCGAGCGGGCCCCAGCCATAGACTTCCAGGCCAAGCCCCGCCTCCAGGGCAGCGCCCCCGACCTGGGCCCCTTTGAGGTGCGCTAG
- a CDS encoding glycosyltransferase family 4 protein — translation MNELLLALLATLTAAVLVGLSLPLARSLGIVDRPGVIKIHTLPTPRFGGVGIVASVLLWGYYTQVVAGWALLGLLVIAITGGLDDRFSLSPRLRLLAELVAGVVLGMHFWSALGWGGVGLAVVLVLLMSNAVNLIDGMNGLAAGNALISAVGIAILLWSIPAGAGLAVILAASLLGFLFWNYPRAKTFMGDSGSLSIGYLLAMLLLMAAAQGGATFGAALMMVGFPLYDTAAGIIRRWRRGKPIFDGDRDHTYDRLDQLYLRNPAKTVAVVWLVSGVLVLAGLVIGKVDVGMGLVLGVLLAAVLFWGAYRLGSL, via the coding sequence ATGAATGAACTGCTGCTGGCTTTGTTGGCAACGCTGACCGCTGCTGTATTGGTAGGGCTATCCCTGCCCCTGGCCCGGAGCCTGGGTATTGTTGATCGGCCGGGGGTTATCAAAATTCATACCCTGCCCACCCCGCGGTTTGGTGGGGTGGGGATTGTGGCCAGTGTGCTGCTTTGGGGCTATTACACCCAGGTGGTGGCTGGCTGGGCTTTGCTGGGATTGTTGGTTATAGCTATTACGGGCGGTCTGGATGACCGCTTTAGCCTTTCGCCCAGGCTGCGCCTGCTGGCCGAGCTGGTCGCCGGGGTTGTGCTGGGTATGCATTTCTGGAGTGCTTTGGGGTGGGGTGGGGTGGGGCTGGCGGTGGTTCTGGTATTGCTTATGTCCAACGCGGTCAACCTGATTGACGGGATGAACGGTCTGGCCGCCGGCAACGCCCTGATCTCGGCCGTTGGAATCGCCATCTTGTTGTGGTCAATTCCTGCCGGGGCTGGGCTGGCTGTAATTTTGGCTGCGAGCTTGCTAGGGTTTCTATTCTGGAACTACCCTCGAGCCAAGACCTTTATGGGTGATAGCGGCAGTCTATCCATTGGCTATCTACTGGCCATGCTGCTCTTGATGGCCGCAGCCCAGGGTGGGGCCACCTTTGGGGCAGCGCTGATGATGGTGGGCTTCCCCCTGTACGATACCGCAGCGGGCATTATCCGGCGCTGGCGGCGGGGTAAGCCCATCTTTGACGGGGATCGGGATCACACCTACGATCGACTGGATCAGCTTTATTTGCGGAACCCGGCCAAGACCGTGGCGGTGGTCTGGCTGGTGAGCGGGGTGTTGGTGCTGGCAGGGCTGGTGATAGGCAAGGTGGACGTTGGGATGGGCTTGGTTTTGGGGGTGTTATTGGCGGCTGTTCTGTTCTGGGGCGCGTACAGGCTGGGCTCGTTGTAG
- a CDS encoding complex I NDUFA9 subunit family protein yields the protein MKVLIVGGSGYVGTHMAQHLLERGHQVTVASRRGEGPLSGVRYVMADAAKNEGLLEAAQGQEALIYLVGIIRERGDQTFRQAHVDGVRHSLAAAKAAGIARFVHMSALGTARGTGSRYYETKAEGEELVQASRLDWTILRPSLIFGQGDEFFGGILKGLVTAPIPFIPLIGDGRFVFRPIWVGDVAAAFEQALGRPNTIHRSYNLVGPKEYTFRELLLLVRDTLGSRKPLLSIPLTLMDWVVPLISPLPFSPITRDQYLQLKMGNTADPVHMRHAFALEERSLETELPKILSAKRLVGA from the coding sequence ATGAAGGTACTGATTGTCGGCGGCAGCGGCTATGTGGGCACCCACATGGCGCAGCACCTGCTGGAGCGGGGCCACCAGGTCACGGTGGCCTCGAGGCGGGGGGAGGGGCCGCTTTCGGGGGTGCGCTATGTGATGGCCGATGCGGCCAAAAACGAGGGGCTGCTCGAGGCCGCCCAGGGCCAGGAAGCGCTCATTTACCTGGTGGGCATCATTCGCGAGCGCGGCGACCAGACCTTCCGCCAGGCCCACGTGGATGGGGTGCGGCACAGCCTGGCAGCCGCCAAAGCAGCCGGAATTGCTCGCTTCGTGCACATGTCCGCGCTGGGCACCGCCCGCGGGACAGGCAGCCGCTACTACGAAACCAAGGCCGAGGGCGAAGAACTGGTACAGGCCTCGAGGCTGGACTGGACCATTCTGCGCCCCAGCTTGATTTTCGGTCAGGGCGACGAGTTTTTTGGGGGCATTCTGAAGGGCCTGGTCACCGCCCCCATCCCCTTCATCCCCCTGATTGGCGATGGCCGCTTTGTCTTCCGGCCCATCTGGGTGGGGGACGTGGCCGCGGCCTTCGAGCAAGCCCTGGGCCGCCCCAACACCATTCACCGCAGCTACAACCTGGTAGGGCCTAAGGAATATACCTTCCGCGAGCTGCTGCTCCTGGTACGGGACACCCTGGGCTCCCGCAAACCCCTGCTCTCCATCCCACTGACCCTGATGGACTGGGTAGTTCCCCTCATCTCCCCTCTGCCCTTCAGCCCCATTACGCGCGACCAGTACCTTCAGCTCAAGATGGGCAACACCGCCGATCCAGTCCATATGCGCCATGCTTTCGCCCTGGAAGAACGCTCGCTCGAGACCGAATTACCCAAAATCCTCTCAGCTAAACGGTTGGTCGGTGCTTAA